A window of Ptychodera flava strain L36383 chromosome 1, AS_Pfla_20210202, whole genome shotgun sequence contains these coding sequences:
- the LOC139136554 gene encoding uncharacterized protein, with protein MAHILTYCRIRPTTTFSQCFDWDASKVYIRIPEVTPSGRTSVDKKKTVDHEFGFGSLFGPHTSQDEVFDSVAKSIVNGFLSGYNGTIFAYGQTGSGKTFTVEGGARKYSDRGLAPRAVSLIYKSLESRQDEDISVHVSYLEIYQEVGYDLLNPSTRPGNVVTHLPKVHVVEGPNNTCVVRNLSQHLAADEHVAQSLLLQGQANRKVAETPMNQRSSRSHAVFTVHLTARSPGSEIITRSKLHLVDLAGSERASKTGISGEQLGEAKFINLSLHYLERVIVALQDSVKITESRFRSNSFGSSRNVRIGSASSTRSNRSRSSSFHGSTSRHIPYRNSLLTMVLRDSLGGNCLTAMIATISIEESNLGESISTCRFAQRVACIKNHASRNEELDDKMVIKRLRRRIAELEAEIACLKSVNSEGATANTSTSSPAALQTALDAKLENDGDSFKVPRSVSLSDDDKKLCVKVMHGFIGGRIRDPVSNGISDPYKFRECMQILREMLMRSYALEESQQQRVESAPPARHERRRERRSRTSSHEDDVIANETQKPMTDEKLDMPERIQSAPVSHGRRTQKDRERDHRRRIEEAHQVLSPRNSGSAQSRTRNNYKTPFEEKREKDIERIGAKVDRYLNSQADDQKELMEFQVSVKEQKLEYMEMEITNKLDALTESIAQQHAYILQLKRDREDTEVIVREKTVLNQLRNRQGKYERRLKFVKEQLMLFQHHQKMMMKSQGQARLDKENEDDPERADNISYKEQLIERYQFRDGRMDSRKVLEVLKKEERKQEKLQSRIEMQRIQAVSDHMTIKEAQTRSKLAEFQEKLKQAKEERQKHEKVRPSSSPASSWWYASRKENSNMSGNSENADFGSPATNGWANSTPKSSGELKRTWSGLSSSIDTPSNSGVSSRDKSFMNGSSNINSAYSSLAQDSDSNLDGSNPVKRTLANSWADQHHANSPPNRSGSYNTSSNSGTSVPNVSRRGQNGENLTVEDIEGDVTQNSLPSKKSAQKSLFRQEDSKDTGEVKKSGFDDSFLYRPARNPMMKMSRKQKENAEHTPASKNEEIVDDQTEMTFSPTEYTQNENRYSFDPKKFSLQSKTFDSAMSTMLDDRASEATTQSKEPPDLFSSSKWSNYSSGFGDSASQSGPYSASAGRSSHGRNMWPGDKGPDSNPVSVKEKLARYLDKAAASGANKRTQPIMARRRTQNIDYRAGDDISTFASSSLKLTSPSMESFGTDPLSMYMTSSFLTEDSRVTADGDVAQRTDTKGSVKSKDEKAKDSSKVSKDSVGDGSNKKMNKPKIKAMDESEREESYVSAIRQQKERVAKIRKAMRAAEVIQTAWRRHQAKKKR; from the exons ATGGCCCACATTCTGACTTACTGCCGAATCCGTCCAACAACCACCTTCTCCCAGTGTTTCGACTGGGACGCCAGTAAAGTGTACATCAGGATTCCGGAGGTCACTCCCAGTGGAAGAAccagtgttgacaaaaagaagacCGTCGATCATGAGTTTGGCTTTGGATCGTTATTTGGACCTCACACATCACAGGATGAAGTGTTTGATTCAGTCGCAAAAAGTATAGTCAATG GATTTTTATCCGGATACAATGGTACAATCTTTGCCTATGGTCAGACTGGCTCTGGCAAAACTTTCACTGTAGAAGGAGGTGCTAGGAAGTATTCTGACAGAGGTTTAGCTCCAAG AGCAGTATCCTTGATCTATAAATCCCTGGAATCCAGACAGGACGAAGACATCAGCGTACACGTATCGTACTTAGAAATCTACCAGGAAGTTGGCTACGATTTGCTGAATCCAAGCACCAGACCTGGCAATGTTGTCACTCATTTACCAAAG GTGCATGTTGTTGAAGGTCCAAATAACACCTGTGTAGTTCGTAATCTGTCGCAGCACTTGGCAGCAGATGAGCACGTTGCACAGTCGTTGCTGTTACAGGGCCAGGCCAATCGCAAAGTTGCCGAAACTCCCATGAATCAACGGTCTTCCAGGTCACATGCAGTATTTACAGTTCATTTGACGGCAAGGTCACCGGGGTCAGAGATCATCACTAG atCTAAGCTTCACCTGGTGGATTTAGCCGGATCGGAAAGAGCATCCAAGACAGGTATTTCAGGTGAACAGCTTGGTGAAGCCAAATTTATCAATCTATCGCTGCATTACTTGGAGAGGGTCATCGTTGCCTTGCAAGACAGTGTGAAGATCACTGAGTCAAGATTCAGAAGTAACAGCTTTGGGTCTTCTAGAAATGT TCGCATTGGCAGTGCTTCCAGCACCCGTTCCAACAGATCTCGCTCCAGCAGTTTCCACGGAAGCACATCCCGGCACATTCCGTACAGGAACTCCCTGCTGACCATGGTGCTGAGAGACAGTCTGGGCGGTAACTGCCTCACAGCTATGATAGCCACCATATCCATAGAGGAATCCAATCTAGGGGAGTCCATATCAACTTGTAGATTTGCTCAGAGAGTGGCTTGTATAAAGAATCATGCAAG TCGGAATGAAGAACTTGACGACAAAATGGTAATCAAGAGACTTAGAAGAAGAATAGCTGAACTGGAGGCAGAGATAGCTTGTCTGAAATCAGTGAACTCAGAGGGTGCCACTGCTAACACCAGTACTAGCTCTCCGGCTGCATTACAG ACTGCATTGGATGCCAAACTTGAAAATGATGGAGATTCCTTCAAGGTTCCAAGGTCAGTCAGCTTGTCAGACGATGACAAGAAGCTCTGTGTCAAGGTCATGCATGGTTTCATCGGAGGAAGAATCAGAGATCCTGTATCTAATG GCATATCTGATCCATACAAATTCAGAGAATGCATGCAGATACTGAGAGAGATGCTGATGAGGTCGTACGCCTTGGAAGAAAGCCAACAACAGCGTGTTGAAAGTGCGCCACCAGCGAGACACGAAAGACGTAGAGAGCGCAGGTCACGGACCAGCAGTCATGAAGATGACGTCATTGCCAATGAGACACAGAAACCAATGACAGATGAGAAACTAGACATGCCTGAAAG GATTCAGAGTGCCCCAGTGTCACACGGCAGACGAACACAaaaagacagagaaagagatCACAGAAGAAGAATCGAAGAAGCTCACCAAGTCCTGAGTCCCAGAAATTCAG GGAGTGCACAGAGTAGGACAAGGAATAATTACAAGACACCATTCGAAGAAAAACGGGAAAAGGACATCGAAAGAATAGGAGCCAAAGTTGACAGGTATCTGAACAGCCAGGCAGATGATCAGAAAGAGCTCATGGAATTCCAAGTCAGCGTTAAGGAACAAAAACTGGAATACATGGAAATGGAAATAAC AAATAAATTGGATGCATTGACTGAAAGCATAGCACAGCAGCATGCGTATATCTTACAACTAAAACGAGACAGAGAGGACACTGAAGTCATTGTCAGAGAGAAAACAGTGCTGAACCAGCTCAGAAACAGACAG GGTAAATATGAAAGAAGGCTGAAGTTTGTCAAAGAGCAACTGATGCTTTTCCAACATCACcagaagatgatgatgaagagTCAGGGACAGGCCAGACTGGACAAGGAAAATGAGGATGATCCGGAAAGAGCGGACAACATCAGCTACAAGGAACAGCTGATTGAAAGATACCAGTTCAGAGACGGGAGAATGGATTCCAGGAAAGTCCTGGAAGTGTTGAAGAAGGAAGAAAGAAAGCAGGAAAAG TTGCAGAGCAGAATAGAGATGCAGAGAATACAAGCTGTGAGTGATCACATGACCATCAAAGAAGCCCAGACCAGGAGCAAACTGGCTGAATTCCAGGAGAAACTGAAACAAGCCAAGGAAGAGAGACAGAAACATGAGAAAGTCAGGCCGTCCAGTTCACCTGCTTCTTCCTGGTGGTACGCCTCTCGGAAGGAGAATTCCAATATGAGCGGGAACTCAGAGAATGCCGACTTTGGAAGCCCGGCAACAAACGGCTGGGCGAATTCTACGCCAAAGTCAAGCGGGGAGTTGAAACGGACTTGGTCAGGATTGTCGTCAAGCATAGACACGCCTAGCAACAGCGGAGTGTCTAGCAGGGACAAGTCATTCATGAATGGGTCAAGTAATATAAACAGTGCTTACAGCAGTCTGGCACAAGATTCCGATTCCAATCTTGATGGTAGTAATCCCGTAAAAAGGACGCTAGCGAACAGCTGGGCTGACCAACACCACGCTAACAGTCCCCCAAATCGGTCTGGCAGTTACAATACGTCGTCAAATTCGGGGACTTCTGTGCCAAATGTTTCAAGACGGGGACAAAATGGTGAAAACCTCACTGTTGAGGATATTGAAGGAGATGTTACACAAAACAGTCTTCCTTCCAAAAAGTCTGCTCAAAAGAGTCTTTTCAGGCAAGAGGATTCTAAAGACACTGGCGAGGTCAAGAAATCAGGTTTTGATGATAGCTTTCTGTACAGGCCAGCAAGAAACCCAATGATGAAAATGTCAAGGAAACAGAAAGAAAACGCTGAACATACACCGGCTTCCAAAAATGAAGAGATTGTGGACGACCAAACTGAAATGACTTTCAGCCCAACAGAGTACACACAGAATGAAAACAGATATTCATTCGACCCGAAAAAATTCTCACTCCAGTCAAAAACGTTTGATTCTGCAATGTCCACCATGTTGGACGACAGGGCCTCTGAGGCCACCACTCAGAGTAAGGAGCCCCCTGATTTGTTCAGCAGTTCTAAGTGGTCCAATTACAGTTCAGGTTTCGGTGATTCAGCCAGTCAGAGTGGGCCTTACTCTGCCTCTGCAGGAAGATCGTCGCATGGCAGGAACATGTGGCCAGGTGATAAG GGCCCTGACTCAAATCCCGTGTCAGTGAAAGAGAAACTGGCAAGATACTTAGACAAGGCAGCTGCATCTGGAGCCAATAAGAGAACACAACCAATAATGGCAAGGAGAC GTACCCAAAATATAGACTACAGAGCTGGTGATGACATCAGCACATTTGCGTCATCGTCTCTGAAACTCACCAGTCCGTCCATGGAGTCCTTTGGCACGGACCCACTGTCAATGTACATGACTTCCAGTTTCTTAACCGAGGATAGCAGAGTTACCGCAGACGGCGATGTGGCCCAAAGGACTGACACCAAAGGAAGCGTGAAAAGCAAAGACGAGAAAGCCAAGGACAGCTCAAAAGTCAGCAAGGATTCCGTCGGGGATGGCAGCAACAAGAAAATGAATAAACCAAAGATTAAAGCCATGGATGAGTCAGAGAGAGAGGAGTCGTATGTGAGTGCCATCAGACAACAGAAGGAGAGAGTGGCCAAGATAAGGAAAGCCATGAGGGCAGCCGAGGTCATACAGACTGCTTGGAGAAGACACCAAGCAAAGAAAAAGAGATGA